In the Pseudomonas orientalis genome, one interval contains:
- a CDS encoding DinB family protein yields MNRIEHIGLMANYNQWMNRKVYEAAGTLTDAALTADRQAFFGSILGTLNHLALGDTVWLKRFVEHPAGFSALAPLKAVAAPTDLRQLAFADIRELAAHRAWLDQLILDWAHSLRESHLDQRLSYHSMGGVASEKPFFGLLTHFFNHQTHHRGQVTTLLSQAGVDVGDTDLLALID; encoded by the coding sequence GTGAACCGCATCGAGCACATCGGGTTGATGGCCAACTACAATCAGTGGATGAACCGCAAGGTCTATGAGGCTGCCGGCACGCTCACAGACGCGGCGTTGACTGCGGACCGACAGGCGTTTTTCGGCTCGATCCTAGGCACTCTCAATCACTTGGCCCTGGGCGACACCGTCTGGCTCAAACGCTTTGTCGAACACCCGGCGGGGTTCAGCGCGCTGGCCCCCTTAAAGGCCGTCGCCGCACCCACCGACCTCAGGCAATTGGCATTCGCAGACATACGTGAGCTCGCGGCCCATCGTGCCTGGCTGGACCAACTCATCCTCGATTGGGCCCACAGCCTGCGCGAATCCCACCTGGACCAGCGATTGAGTTATCACAGCATGGGCGGTGTAGCGTCTGAAAAACCGTTTTTTGGCCTGCTGACGCATTTCTTCAATCATCAGACCCACCATCGCGGCCAAGTGACCACATTATTAAGCCAGGCCGGTGTGGACGTGGGTGATACCGACCTGCTCGCGCTGATTGACTGA
- a CDS encoding tellurite resistance TerB family protein gives MNTGDLLEQLLRGAGQGGASSGGGLGGVLGGLLKGNRAGNASGGGLGDLLGGLGGMLGGGAPTRPAQGRTGGMNYAALASLGMMAYKAYQAWQSQQASQPPQTFETADQLSGAQVEAHSHAVLRALIAAAKADGRIDDKEQQLISKELGKHTDDPQLQQWLDAEVAKPLNAADFAEFAADPAVAAEVYLASVLLVDDQQDAERNYLDDLAGQLHIDPRLQLHLEQQAKA, from the coding sequence ATGAATACCGGCGATCTGTTGGAACAGCTGTTGCGCGGCGCAGGGCAGGGCGGTGCTTCTTCGGGCGGCGGTCTGGGCGGCGTGCTTGGAGGACTGCTCAAGGGTAACCGCGCCGGTAATGCTTCGGGCGGCGGCCTGGGCGATTTATTGGGTGGGCTCGGCGGCATGCTGGGCGGTGGCGCGCCAACGCGTCCGGCGCAAGGGCGCACCGGTGGGATGAATTATGCCGCGCTGGCTTCTCTCGGGATGATGGCCTATAAGGCGTATCAGGCTTGGCAGAGCCAGCAGGCCAGCCAGCCGCCACAAACCTTCGAGACGGCCGATCAGCTCTCGGGCGCGCAAGTCGAAGCGCACAGCCATGCTGTGTTGCGCGCACTGATTGCGGCTGCCAAGGCCGATGGCCGGATTGATGACAAAGAGCAGCAGTTGATTTCCAAAGAGCTGGGCAAGCATACGGACGATCCGCAATTGCAGCAGTGGCTCGACGCTGAAGTCGCCAAGCCGCTGAATGCTGCGGATTTCGCCGAGTTTGCCGCAGACCCGGCGGTGGCGGCCGAGGTGTATCTGGCCAGTGTCCTGTTGGTCGATGATCAGCAGGATGCAGAGCGCAATTACCTGGACGACCTGGCGGGGCAGTTGCACATCGATCCGCGATTGCAGCTGCACCTGGAGCAGCAGGCCAAGGCCTGA
- a CDS encoding LysE family transporter, whose protein sequence is MLTIFFYALVFGFVFCLSPGAVLAETLRRGLLYGFTPALLVQVGSLVGDAVWAVIGLTGIALLIQHDAARVPLTVICALYLAWLGIRSLIDAWQLPQVESAPASSGKNALAVGAAISLANPKNIVYWGALGSALSGIVGTTPSHGQTLMFFAGFMIASVLSCFLTAALVNLLRKNASPTWQRISYGACGVVLIYLAVLAARSI, encoded by the coding sequence ATGCTGACAATCTTTTTCTACGCACTGGTCTTCGGTTTTGTGTTTTGCCTCTCTCCCGGCGCGGTGCTCGCCGAGACCCTGCGCCGTGGTTTGCTCTACGGTTTCACCCCGGCCCTGCTGGTGCAGGTTGGCTCGTTGGTGGGCGATGCGGTCTGGGCGGTGATCGGGCTGACGGGCATCGCGCTGTTGATCCAGCATGACGCGGCGCGCGTGCCGCTGACGGTGATCTGCGCGCTTTACCTGGCCTGGCTGGGCATCCGCAGCCTGATCGATGCCTGGCAGCTACCGCAAGTTGAAAGCGCACCTGCCAGTTCCGGAAAAAACGCACTGGCCGTGGGCGCGGCGATCTCCCTGGCCAATCCGAAGAACATCGTTTACTGGGGCGCCTTGGGCAGCGCGTTGTCGGGCATCGTCGGCACTACGCCGAGCCATGGGCAAACGCTGATGTTTTTTGCAGGCTTCATGATCGCGTCAGTGCTGTCCTGCTTTCTGACTGCCGCGCTGGTCAACTTACTGCGCAAGAACGCCTCACCGACTTGGCAACGCATTAGCTATGGCGCTTGTGGCGTGGTATTGATTTATTTGGCAGTCCTGGCGGCACGGAGTATTTGA
- a CDS encoding arsenic transporter codes for MLVAIAIFLVTIVLVIWQPKGLGVGWSASLGAILALACGVISLADIPVVWHIIWNATGTFVALIIISLLLDEAGFFAWTALHVARWGRGRGRRLFAYMVLLGALVSALFANDGAALILTPIVMSMLLALRFSPAATLAFVMGAGFIADTASLPLVVSNLVNIVSADYFKIGFNEYAAVMVPVNLVSVAATLAVLLWFFRRDIPQSYDPADLEQPASAIHDRATFRAGWWVLGILLVGCFALEPLGIPISAISAVCAVLLLVIAAKGHTISTRKVLKDAPWQIVIFSLGMYLVVYGLRNAGLTDYLATWLDAFAAHGVWGAAMGTGVLTALLSSAMNNLPTVLIGALSIESSHAVGVVKDAMIYANVIGSDLGPKITPIGSLATLLWLHILARKGITITWGYYFKVGIVLTVPVLLITLAALALRLSV; via the coding sequence ATGCTTGTCGCCATTGCGATTTTCCTCGTCACCATCGTGCTGGTCATCTGGCAACCCAAGGGCCTGGGCGTGGGCTGGAGCGCCAGCCTGGGCGCGATCCTGGCCCTGGCGTGCGGGGTGATCAGCCTGGCGGATATTCCCGTGGTGTGGCATATCATCTGGAACGCCACCGGTACCTTTGTCGCGCTGATCATTATCAGCCTGCTGCTGGATGAAGCCGGGTTCTTCGCCTGGACCGCGCTGCATGTGGCGCGCTGGGGGCGTGGCCGAGGCCGTCGTCTGTTTGCCTACATGGTGCTGCTTGGCGCACTGGTGTCGGCCCTGTTCGCCAATGACGGCGCGGCGTTGATCCTCACCCCGATTGTGATGTCGATGCTGCTGGCCCTGCGCTTTTCTCCGGCGGCGACGCTGGCATTCGTCATGGGCGCAGGCTTTATCGCCGACACGGCGAGCCTGCCGCTGGTGGTGTCGAACCTGGTGAATATCGTCTCGGCGGATTATTTCAAGATCGGCTTCAACGAATACGCGGCCGTGATGGTGCCGGTGAACCTGGTCAGCGTCGCCGCGACCCTGGCGGTGCTGCTGTGGTTTTTCCGCCGCGATATTCCGCAGAGCTACGATCCGGCCGATCTGGAGCAACCCGCCAGTGCCATTCACGACCGTGCAACGTTTCGTGCCGGCTGGTGGGTGCTCGGCATTCTGCTGGTAGGCTGCTTCGCCCTGGAGCCGCTGGGCATTCCCATCAGCGCAATTTCCGCAGTGTGCGCCGTGCTGTTGCTGGTAATCGCCGCCAAGGGCCACACGATCTCCACGCGCAAAGTCTTGAAAGACGCGCCGTGGCAAATCGTGATCTTTTCCCTGGGCATGTACCTGGTGGTGTACGGCTTGCGTAACGCCGGCCTGACCGATTACCTCGCCACCTGGCTCGACGCCTTCGCCGCCCATGGTGTATGGGGCGCCGCCATGGGCACCGGCGTGCTGACCGCGCTGCTGTCCTCGGCGATGAACAACCTGCCGACGGTGCTGATCGGCGCGCTGTCCATCGAGTCCAGTCATGCCGTGGGCGTGGTCAAGGACGCGATGATCTACGCCAACGTGATCGGCAGCGACCTGGGCCCGAAAATTACCCCTATCGGCAGCCTCGCCACCTTGCTGTGGCTGCATATCCTGGCGCGCAAAGGCATCACCATCACCTGGGGCTACTACTTCAAGGTCGGGATTGTACTGACCGTGCCAGTGCTGTTGATCACCCTCGCCGCCCTCGCCTTGCGCCTGAGTGTCTGA
- a CDS encoding AzlC family ABC transporter permease: MPTALPRDAFTRGAIAVIPLSLACAPWGLLAGSMAIDAQFTPLQAQGLSAIVFAGAAQLVAIGMVKSGASLISIVLTTLLLTSQHLLYGMHMRPTLSSLNTRWRMSLGFLLTDEFFALVNHYDRQTFNRWYALGVGLTFYIIWNLFTLAGIVLGKSIPGLDQLGLEFSIAATFIALITPVVRDVPTVVCVAVSLLCSVWLSYLHWESAVVVSGVLGMSAGFACKRLGVGQR; encoded by the coding sequence ATGCCTACTGCCTTACCTCGTGACGCGTTCACCCGCGGTGCCATTGCTGTCATTCCGTTATCCCTGGCCTGCGCCCCCTGGGGGTTGCTCGCCGGCTCCATGGCTATCGATGCGCAATTCACGCCACTGCAGGCCCAGGGCTTGTCGGCCATCGTATTCGCCGGCGCGGCTCAACTGGTGGCGATCGGCATGGTCAAAAGCGGCGCGAGCCTGATCTCCATTGTGCTGACCACCTTGTTGCTCACCTCCCAGCATTTGCTCTACGGCATGCACATGCGCCCGACGCTGTCCTCGCTCAATACCCGCTGGCGCATGAGCCTGGGTTTTTTGTTGACCGACGAGTTCTTTGCCCTGGTCAATCACTATGACCGCCAGACCTTCAACCGCTGGTATGCCCTGGGTGTCGGCCTGACGTTTTATATCATCTGGAATTTGTTCACCCTGGCCGGCATTGTGCTGGGCAAAAGCATCCCCGGCCTGGACCAGCTGGGGCTGGAGTTTTCGATTGCCGCGACCTTTATCGCCTTGATCACGCCGGTGGTGCGCGACGTGCCGACGGTGGTCTGCGTGGCCGTCTCACTGTTGTGTTCGGTGTGGCTGAGTTACCTGCACTGGGAGTCGGCGGTGGTGGTCTCGGGCGTGTTGGGGATGAGCGCAGGGTTCGCCTGCAAACGCCTGGGAGTAGGGCAGCGATGA
- a CDS encoding AzlD domain-containing protein, with amino-acid sequence MIYLMIVAMALVVFFNRYLFIEPRLPVRLNRATREFLGFAVPGMLTAICGPIIFIKDHQLNLSPSNPYLLAGICAVGLMLWTRSVLVTVLSSMALFYLLRWWL; translated from the coding sequence ATGATCTACCTGATGATTGTGGCGATGGCGCTGGTGGTATTTTTCAATCGCTACCTGTTTATCGAACCGCGCCTGCCGGTGCGGCTCAATCGGGCCACCCGTGAGTTCCTCGGGTTTGCCGTACCGGGCATGCTCACCGCGATTTGCGGGCCGATTATTTTCATCAAAGACCACCAACTGAACCTGAGTCCGAGCAACCCCTACTTGCTGGCCGGGATTTGCGCCGTAGGGTTGATGCTGTGGACGCGCAGTGTGCTGGTCACCGTGCTGTCGAGCATGGCGCTGTTTTATCTGTTGCGCTGGTGGTTGTGA
- a CDS encoding YoaK family protein, which translates to MLPSPLKPYANAALAHRQRWRGRVGLLLVAGLSVLAGMTDAIGFMASGDFVSFMSGNTTRLAVAISAGDGGLTARLVLLIATFILGNALGVIVSRLSRRHALPLLLSIGALLCGAALLPWPDTLPALLAAIIAMGMLNAAVEQVNGVPVGLTYVTGALSRFGRGLGRWLMGERRNGWRMQLVPWAGMFVGAVIGALLEQRIGLRALWVSGALAGLLGLATLAIPRRWQLGFMPR; encoded by the coding sequence ATGCTGCCTTCGCCCCTCAAGCCTTACGCCAACGCCGCGCTCGCCCATCGACAACGCTGGCGTGGACGCGTGGGCTTGCTGCTGGTGGCCGGTTTGTCGGTGCTGGCGGGCATGACCGATGCGATTGGTTTCATGGCCAGCGGTGATTTTGTCTCGTTCATGAGCGGCAACACCACGCGCCTGGCGGTCGCAATCAGCGCAGGCGACGGGGGGCTTACCGCGCGCCTGGTATTACTGATTGCCACCTTCATCCTCGGCAACGCGTTGGGAGTCATCGTCAGCCGCTTGAGCAGGCGCCACGCGCTGCCCCTGCTGCTCAGCATCGGCGCCCTGCTCTGCGGTGCGGCACTGCTGCCATGGCCCGATACGCTGCCCGCACTGTTGGCGGCGATTATCGCCATGGGCATGCTTAACGCGGCAGTCGAGCAAGTCAATGGCGTGCCGGTGGGGCTCACCTATGTCACAGGGGCGCTGTCGCGTTTTGGTCGCGGGCTGGGCCGCTGGTTGATGGGCGAGCGCCGCAATGGCTGGCGCATGCAGCTGGTGCCCTGGGCAGGGATGTTTGTCGGCGCGGTGATCGGGGCGCTGCTGGAGCAGCGGATCGGCCTGCGCGCGCTGTGGGTCAGTGGGGCACTGGCGGGGCTGCTGGGCCTGGCGACCCTGGCGATTCCCCGGCGCTGGCAGTTGGGCTTCATGCCACGCTGA
- a CDS encoding ABC-F family ATP-binding cassette domain-containing protein, producing the protein MTHVNRRPALVCLQHLSLRFANGETLLEDLNVSIDHTPTGIVGRNGRGKSILAQLMAGLLQPTSGSLKVPAHMAYVPQTVVVQPGATVADLTGTAQCLAALERMARGVGLAGDLDLIDERWDLAERLRAALDAAGLPSLSIASRVDQLSGGQLARVAVIGALLAAPQLLILDEPSNHLDSLGRAWLLQQLAAWRGGLVVVSHDRQLLNTMGRIIELSPLGVQAYGGNYEAYLLQRDTQQQAAIAAWEYAREQRSRERRRLQKAHDSLQRHAARSRKHAETANVDRFTKARWKGAATQIISALGSAQRDHKDALDAQVRQAYERVADQTPTLLALPGSALANGRHVVSLQQAQLPWLDPHAPSTYLSLDLTGPVRVAVRGPNGCGKSTLLKLLAGQWQSVSGRCAVAVPCAYIDQHLTLLDDQRSIVEQLNLLETPLVEAELRTRLALLQLDALRVTQPAGQLSGAERLKAAMAIALWRGAPAQLLLLDEPTNHLDLETVMAFEQALKGFTGALVAVSHDEAFLQAIQPSHYLSWYRTGWRLEAV; encoded by the coding sequence ATGACTCACGTCAACCGGCGGCCCGCACTTGTTTGCTTGCAACACCTGTCTTTGCGGTTCGCCAATGGTGAAACCTTGCTGGAAGACCTCAATGTGTCCATCGACCATACGCCCACCGGGATCGTCGGTCGCAACGGGCGCGGCAAAAGTATCCTGGCGCAATTGATGGCCGGCCTCCTGCAGCCCACTTCCGGTTCGTTGAAGGTACCAGCCCATATGGCGTACGTGCCTCAGACCGTGGTGGTGCAGCCGGGTGCGACCGTCGCCGATCTCACCGGTACCGCCCAGTGCCTGGCCGCCCTTGAACGTATGGCCCGGGGCGTGGGTCTCGCCGGTGACCTGGACCTGATTGATGAGCGCTGGGACCTGGCCGAGCGTCTGCGCGCGGCCCTGGATGCGGCGGGGTTGCCATCGCTCAGCATCGCTTCTCGGGTCGATCAACTCAGCGGCGGCCAGTTGGCCAGAGTCGCCGTGATTGGCGCACTGCTGGCGGCGCCGCAGTTGCTGATCCTCGACGAGCCCAGCAACCACCTCGACAGTCTCGGGCGTGCCTGGCTGCTGCAGCAATTGGCCGCCTGGCGCGGTGGCCTGGTGGTGGTCAGCCATGATCGGCAATTGCTGAACACCATGGGCCGGATCATCGAATTGTCGCCCCTCGGTGTGCAGGCTTACGGCGGCAACTACGAGGCCTATCTTCTGCAACGCGACACTCAGCAGCAGGCGGCTATCGCGGCCTGGGAATACGCCCGCGAGCAGCGCAGCCGCGAACGCCGACGCTTGCAGAAGGCCCATGACAGCCTGCAGCGCCACGCGGCGCGCTCACGCAAACACGCAGAGACCGCGAACGTCGACCGATTTACCAAGGCGCGCTGGAAAGGCGCGGCCACGCAAATCATCAGCGCACTGGGCAGCGCCCAGCGCGATCACAAAGACGCCCTCGACGCGCAGGTGCGCCAGGCTTACGAGCGTGTGGCGGACCAGACGCCGACCTTGCTGGCCCTGCCGGGTTCGGCCCTGGCCAACGGTCGCCACGTGGTAAGCCTGCAACAGGCGCAGTTGCCCTGGCTGGACCCGCATGCACCTTCAACTTATCTGAGCCTTGACCTGACCGGGCCGGTGCGCGTAGCGGTGCGCGGGCCGAACGGATGCGGTAAATCCACCTTGCTCAAGCTGCTTGCCGGACAGTGGCAAAGCGTCAGTGGCAGGTGCGCGGTCGCGGTGCCCTGCGCCTATATCGACCAGCACCTGACGCTGCTGGACGACCAGCGCAGTATCGTCGAACAGCTCAACCTGCTCGAAACGCCGCTGGTCGAAGCCGAACTGCGCACGCGCCTGGCCTTGCTGCAATTGGATGCCCTGCGCGTGACCCAACCGGCGGGGCAACTCAGCGGTGCCGAGCGTCTGAAAGCAGCGATGGCGATCGCTTTGTGGCGCGGCGCACCGGCGCAGCTGTTGCTGTTGGATGAGCCGACCAACCACTTGGACCTGGAGACGGTGATGGCCTTTGAACAAGCCTTGAAGGGGTTTACTGGCGCGCTGGTGGCGGTGTCCCACGACGAGGCGTTCCTGCAAGCGATCCAACCCAGCCATTACTTGAGCTGGTACCGCACGGGCTGGCGCCTGGAAGCGGTGTGA
- a CDS encoding DNA topoisomerase IB, whose translation MPDSSLPDLPRDLHYVDDTQPGIRRKKLRGKFQYFGPDGERITDAAEIKRLNALAVPPAYTDVWICADPRGHLQATGRDARGRKQYRYHTRWREVRDSDKYARLQAFGNALPKLRKKLEAQIAEPGFTREKVLATVVMLLDATLIRVGNTQYARDNKSYGLTTLRNRHVDIKGSEIKFQFRGKSGVEHQISVKDRRLANVVKRCMELPGQNLFQYLDENGERHTVSSQDVNAYLHSLTGEDFTAKDYRTWAGTAMALAVLRELAWQPESDAKRHVVTMVKDVARQLGNTPAVCRKCYIHPAVLDHFSLGELSKLPKPRVRKGLKAEEVALAMFLEQLAADLPQTARVG comes from the coding sequence ATGCCCGACTCTTCGCTGCCCGATCTGCCCCGCGATTTGCATTACGTTGATGACACCCAACCCGGAATTCGCCGCAAAAAGCTGCGCGGCAAGTTCCAGTATTTCGGCCCCGACGGCGAGCGCATCACCGATGCCGCTGAAATCAAACGCCTGAACGCTCTGGCGGTACCGCCGGCCTACACCGATGTGTGGATCTGCGCCGACCCGCGCGGCCACTTGCAAGCCACCGGCCGCGACGCCCGTGGTCGCAAGCAATACCGTTACCACACACGCTGGCGCGAAGTGCGTGACAGCGACAAGTACGCGCGGTTGCAGGCGTTCGGCAATGCCTTGCCCAAGTTGCGCAAAAAGCTCGAAGCACAGATTGCCGAGCCTGGGTTCACCCGGGAAAAGGTGCTGGCGACAGTGGTGATGTTGCTCGATGCCACGCTGATCCGTGTCGGCAACACCCAGTACGCTCGCGACAACAAATCCTACGGCCTGACCACCCTGCGCAACCGCCATGTGGACATCAAGGGCAGCGAGATAAAATTCCAGTTTCGCGGCAAGAGCGGCGTTGAGCATCAAATCAGCGTCAAGGATCGGCGCCTGGCCAACGTGGTCAAGCGTTGCATGGAACTGCCCGGGCAGAACCTGTTCCAGTACCTGGACGAAAACGGCGAACGCCATACCGTCAGCTCCCAGGATGTCAACGCGTATCTGCATAGCCTGACCGGGGAAGACTTTACCGCCAAGGACTACCGCACCTGGGCCGGCACCGCCATGGCATTGGCGGTGTTGCGCGAACTGGCATGGCAACCGGAATCCGACGCCAAGCGCCATGTGGTAACGATGGTCAAGGACGTCGCCCGGCAACTGGGAAATACGCCGGCGGTGTGTCGCAAGTGCTATATCCACCCGGCGGTACTCGACCATTTCAGCCTGGGCGAGCTGTCCAAGCTGCCCAAGCCACGGGTGCGCAAGGGCCTTAAAGCCGAAGAAGTCGCCTTGGCCATGTTCCTTGAGCAGTTGGCCGCAGACTTGCCCCAGACAGCCAGGGTGGGTTAG
- the modC gene encoding molybdenum ABC transporter ATP-binding protein produces MIEVRLHLKYTGFALDVELQLPGRGVTALYGPSGSGKTSCLRCIAGLERAAEGFVQINDEVWQDSRNGLFVPPHKRALGYVFQEASLFPHLSVRDNLAFGLKRIPRAQRRVEMAHATELLGIAQLLERDPQHLSGGERQRVGIARALLTSPRLLLMDEPLAALDSQRKSEILPYLERLHDELDIPVLYVSHAQDEVARLADHIVLLGYGKALASGPIGDTLARLDLPLALGDDAGVVVTGSVIAYDAPYQLLTLQLPGCPLQIRVAHTPMALGKQLRVKIQARDVSLSHQAQEHSSILNRLPVTVIQDVAADNSAHALVRLDAAGTPLLARITRFSRDQLNVQPGQVLWAQIKAVAVLA; encoded by the coding sequence ATGATTGAAGTACGCCTGCACCTGAAGTACACAGGCTTCGCGCTGGACGTGGAACTGCAATTGCCCGGCCGCGGCGTAACCGCCCTTTACGGCCCTTCCGGCTCCGGCAAGACCAGTTGCCTGCGCTGTATCGCAGGCCTTGAGCGCGCCGCTGAGGGGTTTGTGCAGATCAACGACGAGGTCTGGCAAGACAGCCGTAACGGGCTGTTCGTGCCGCCGCACAAACGCGCCCTGGGCTACGTTTTCCAGGAGGCGAGCCTGTTTCCCCATCTATCGGTGCGGGATAACCTGGCGTTCGGCCTCAAGCGCATCCCACGTGCACAGCGGCGCGTTGAAATGGCCCATGCCACTGAGCTGCTGGGTATCGCTCAGCTGCTCGAACGCGACCCACAGCACCTGTCCGGCGGCGAACGCCAGCGCGTCGGCATCGCCCGCGCCCTGCTCACCAGCCCTCGACTGCTGCTGATGGATGAACCCTTGGCGGCCCTCGACAGCCAGCGCAAAAGCGAGATCCTGCCTTACCTCGAACGCCTGCACGACGAGCTGGATATTCCGGTGCTGTACGTTAGCCATGCCCAGGACGAGGTGGCGCGACTGGCCGACCACATCGTCTTGCTCGGCTACGGCAAGGCCCTGGCCAGCGGGCCCATCGGCGACACCCTGGCGCGGCTCGATCTGCCCCTGGCGTTGGGCGACGATGCCGGTGTGGTGGTCACGGGCAGCGTGATTGCCTACGACGCCCCCTATCAGTTGCTCACCTTGCAATTGCCCGGTTGCCCGTTGCAGATCCGCGTGGCCCACACGCCGATGGCCCTGGGCAAACAGCTGCGGGTCAAGATTCAGGCACGGGACGTCAGCCTCAGCCACCAGGCGCAAGAGCACAGCAGCATCCTCAATCGCCTGCCGGTGACCGTCATCCAGGACGTCGCGGCGGATAACAGTGCCCACGCACTGGTGCGCCTGGACGCCGCTGGCACACCGTTGCTGGCGCGCATCACGCGGTTCTCGCGGGACCAATTGAATGTGCAGCCGGGTCAGGTGCTGTGGGCGCAAATCAAGGCAGTGGCGGTGCTCGCCTAA
- the modB gene encoding molybdate ABC transporter permease subunit, with protein sequence MPLTSADFSAIWLTIKLASLTTVILLVIGTPIALWLSRTRSWWRGPIGAIVALPLVLPPTVIGFYLLLTLGPNGYVGQFTQWLGLGTLTFSFAGLVVGSVIYSLPFVVQPLQNAFSAIGMRPLEVAATLRASPWDTFFTVILPLARPGFITASILGFAHTVGEFGVVLMIGGNIPDKTRVVSVQIYDHVEAMEYAQAHWLAGAMVVFAFLVLLALYSSRKTKMGWS encoded by the coding sequence ATGCCGCTCACGAGTGCTGATTTTTCCGCGATCTGGTTGACGATCAAGCTGGCGTCGCTGACTACGGTGATCCTGTTGGTGATCGGTACGCCGATCGCCCTGTGGCTGTCGCGCACCCGTTCCTGGTGGCGCGGCCCCATCGGTGCAATCGTCGCGTTGCCCTTGGTGCTGCCGCCGACGGTCATCGGCTTCTACTTGCTGTTGACTCTGGGGCCCAATGGCTATGTCGGCCAGTTCACCCAATGGCTGGGCCTGGGCACCCTGACCTTCAGCTTCGCCGGGCTGGTGGTCGGTTCGGTGATCTACTCCCTGCCCTTCGTGGTGCAACCCCTGCAGAATGCGTTCTCGGCCATCGGCATGCGCCCGCTGGAAGTGGCCGCGACCTTGCGAGCCAGCCCCTGGGACACCTTTTTCACGGTGATCCTGCCGCTGGCTCGCCCAGGTTTTATCACCGCATCGATCCTCGGCTTCGCCCATACCGTCGGCGAGTTCGGCGTGGTGCTGATGATCGGCGGCAATATCCCGGACAAGACCCGGGTGGTCTCGGTGCAGATCTACGACCACGTCGAAGCCATGGAATATGCCCAGGCCCACTGGCTGGCCGGCGCGATGGTAGTGTTCGCGTTCCTTGTGTTGCTGGCGCTCTACTCCAGCCGTAAAACCAAAATGGGCTGGAGCTGA
- the modA gene encoding molybdate ABC transporter substrate-binding protein: MMIRAARLAPLLAVFALGSTQADEVQVAVAANFTAPIQAIAADFEKDTGHKLVAAYGATGQFYTQIKNGAPFQVFLSADDTTPQKLEAEGDTVKGSRFTYAVGTLALWSAKEGYVDAQGDVLKQNAFKHLSIANPKAAPYGLAATQVLAREGLTEKVRDKLVEGQNITQAYQFVSTGNAELGFVALSQIYKDGKVSSGSAWIVPSSLHDPIRQDAVILTKGKDSAAAKALVDYLKGPKAAAVIKSYGYAL; encoded by the coding sequence ATGATGATCCGCGCCGCGCGCCTGGCCCCCCTGCTCGCCGTCTTCGCCCTGGGTTCGACGCAGGCCGATGAAGTACAAGTGGCCGTCGCCGCCAACTTTACCGCGCCGATCCAGGCGATCGCCGCCGACTTCGAGAAAGACACCGGTCACAAGCTGGTCGCGGCCTACGGCGCCACCGGGCAGTTCTATACCCAGATCAAGAACGGCGCGCCGTTCCAGGTGTTCCTCAGTGCCGACGACACCACTCCGCAAAAGCTCGAGGCCGAAGGCGATACCGTCAAGGGCTCGCGCTTTACCTACGCGGTGGGCACCCTGGCCCTGTGGTCGGCGAAAGAAGGCTACGTGGATGCCCAGGGTGACGTGCTCAAGCAGAATGCGTTCAAGCACCTGTCCATCGCCAACCCGAAAGCCGCGCCGTACGGCCTGGCCGCCACTCAAGTGCTGGCCAGGGAAGGCTTGACCGAAAAGGTCAGGGACAAGCTCGTCGAAGGCCAGAACATCACCCAGGCCTATCAGTTCGTGTCCACCGGCAATGCCGAGCTGGGCTTTGTGGCGCTGTCGCAGATATACAAGGACGGCAAAGTGTCCAGCGGCTCGGCGTGGATCGTGCCCTCCTCCCTGCACGATCCGATCAGACAAGACGCGGTGATCCTCACCAAAGGCAAGGACAGCGCTGCCGCCAAGGCGCTGGTTGATTACCTGAAAGGGCCGAAAGCCGCTGCGGTAATCAAGTCTTACGGTTATGCACTGTAA